TTTGGTTTGGCGGTCTGGGGCCCCATAAAGGAGTGCATCGTTATGATGGAAAGACTATCAAGGACTTTAGAAGAAAAGAGGATCAGCAATAATGTGCATTGCCGAGAATTTTAAGATGGCATGATGCTTCCTTCCTGACGTTGTTCAACCATTGTTTTGCAGGCATATGTTTGATGATCTGATCATTTCAATCTTCTGACGATGCGGCTGCACAGCAGCAACATCACCAGCCATTCCGCAAATGCTACGGTGGTCAGGTACTGAATGCCATAGTGCTGCACCACCAGCCCCATCATGTAATTGACCAGCATATTCCCCGTGAGCGCGATCACCAGTACAAAACTGAAGGCCGTGCCGGACCGGTCTGCATACCGCTCGCCAACAAAGCCCAGCATGATGGGGAACCCTCCTGCCAGTCCGGCTCCCAGCAGGATCAGGCCGAGAGCGGACCAGCCGAATGTGGCGCCGGCCTGCAGCAACAGAATGCCCATCGGCATCAGCAGCAGCGAGATCAGCAGCATATGCTGGGGCGACACGGTCCTGAACACGCTGCCCGTCAGCAGGCGCATCACGGTCAATCCGGCTACGTAAAGGGACAGGGCATACAGGGCGCTATGCTCCTCCATATGGCCTCCTGCGGTGAGGTAAGTGGTCGTCCAGTTATTGATGATGGCCTCGAAGCTGCTTTGGCAGAACAGGAAAAAACCGATGAGCAGCAGGGTGATATCGCTGAACATTTTTCCGCTTTGCGCGAACAGCCGGGTGCCTTGCTGCTTGGCGGGCGGGAAACGGATGAGAGCGTACAGCAGCCCCAGGGTAAAGGCCACCCAGCCGATGGCGGCCACGATGGCATGCCATTCAAAATACCCCCGCAGGGCGCCCAGCAATTGCGGCATGCCCAGTGCGCCAATGCCGAAGGAAACGCCCAGCAGGCTCAGTGATGCCCCTTTCCCGCGTGTGCTGATATCGGCCACCACAGCATTGGTTGTTCCGTTGATGATACCGCCGGATAATCCGAAAACAAAAATGCATCCTTTCAGCACCGCCGTGTGAGAGGCATAGGCAATGCCTTCAAAACCGGCACAAAGCCCCAGGGAAGCCAGTATCAGCAACAGTTTATATCCGTACCGGTCACAGATCGGGCCGAACAATAAAGAACCGGCGAGGATGCCGATGGGCATGATGGAAAAGAGCGTACCTGCCGCTACACCATCCAGCCCGAATTTCGCGCGGAGTTCCAATACTACGGCGCCGAGCGTAATGAGCGTAATGCCGAAAAGCAGCAGACCGGTGCAGGCCGCCCAGAACACCAGGTGTTTGTTGTAAGCACTTTTCTCTTTCGATATAGATATGATTGCTCCCTTCATCATCTGCACATATTAAATTTTTACAGGTCAGGTCCTCCCGCCGTCAACGCCAGATATGCCGCACCATACAATCCGGCATCACCACCCAGTGCGGAGGCTTCGAACCTCACCTGCTGCATGCTGACGGGCTGCGCCCAGCGGGCGGCTTCGGCTGCGATCATGGGAATGAACCTCACAGCAGGACCGAACACCCCGCCGCCGATGATAAAAATGATCATGCTGATCATGCCCGGCTTCATAACGTGTTCATTTATGTAGACAAACAAATGATAACACTCCGTTATCCGGGGGCAGATTTCGCGGCGAGCGGGCAAATGGGGAGAAGTATCAAAAATAAAAACGGGCATGAACGTCGTTTGAAAAACGACCTGTCTACGGCATGGCGCAAAAAAAGGGCGTGCCGCAAAAGGCACGCCCATTCATATACCGGAACAAATACAAGCTAATAGCCGGGAAACTGCACCAGCTGTTTGTTCCTGTCTATCTCACTTTGGGGTACAGGATAAAAATAATATCTCGGTTGCCACTGTGCGCGTGTAAATACCACGGTGCGCTGATGAAACTCGGGGTCGGAAAGGAATGTGCCCTTCTCGATGTTCATCCCGTGGAACTGTCCGCCCTGATGGGATTCCGGCCTTTCCGGCACTTTCCATCTGCGCACATCCCAGTAACGGTGCCCTTCAAACATCAGCTCCAGCTGCCTTTCCAGGCGGATCTCCTTCCGCAGTTCTTCCTGGCTGCCGCCGGTAAGGGAAGGCAGGCCGGCACGGTTCCTGACCTCGTTGAGGTAGAACAGCACATCGGCATGGCCGGGGCTGTACTCATTCAAGGCTTCCGCATAGTTCAGGTAGATCTCCGCCAGGCGGATCATCATAGCGGGACGGCCTACATATTTGTTATTCCGGAAATCGGTGGTAGGATGAACGTTCTTGCGGGCGGTATATCCGGTGCTTGGCCAGTCGCGCGGAGCGCCGTTCTTGCCGCTGTTGCCCGTAAAGAAGAATTCCACGCGGGAATATGCGGCATCCGGCACCACGGGAATGGTTGCGCCGTTAAACGTAACATTCACATAAAAACGGGCTTCACGCCCTACATACATGTTATAAGTTCCGTCTACATAAAAATTGGTGCCGGTGGCGGTAAATCCTGTTTCCGAATAAGTGCTTGCCGGATCGGTAATGGATTTCCCGTCCGCCATGCGGAAGGCGTCCACCATTTCCTGTGTAACGGCAATACCGTTCCAGGCATTGCCATTGGATGCACGGGGACTTACATGCCTTTCCCAGTGGCCATCCGCGCTGGAAGAGCGTATCCAGATGGCCTCTTTCGGATATCCGTCAAAGAAAAGATTGCGGTAAGAGAGGAATGCGGCCTGGAAGGGATCGGCATTCGCTACCTTGAACAATTCGTAGCGGTTCAGGTTGATAACCTCCCGCGCCGCATCCGCCGCTGCTTTCCAGCGTTGGGGATCGTAGGTCTGGTTAAAGAGCTGTTTCCCGTCATAATTTTTGAAGTCGGCCAGATCAGTGTTGCCATTGAACAGCGGGCTGGCGTGGAATAACAGCACCTGCGACTTCACGGCGGAGATCACCGGCTTCGTGATCCTGCCGGTCTGCGTATTGTCCACTCCTCCGCCACCGGCATTCAGGTGCACTACCGGCACATCGGTATAGGCTTTATCCATTTCCGACAATACATATTCCACACATTCATCCCAGGAGCTGCGCGGTATCTGGAAGTCTTCTTCCGGTGCTTTCGGATCCTCTCCCATCAGCACCACCGGGCCGTATTGCTTCATCATCAGCCAGTAATAATAAGCACGGAGGAAGCGGGCTTCAGCGATGTACTGTTTCAGCAATTCCTCCCCGTTCGGTTGTTCAAGTATCTCCGTATTCTGCCCTGCCTCCCGGATGAAAATGGCGCACTGGCGGATGGTCTGGTAATAAGGATTCCAGTTATTCGGACTGGCGTTATCCGGGGTGATGGCGCCGGAGTTGATGCCGGGCTGCACCCATGCGTAATCCACTTCATCGGTCTGCCCGCTCCATACGTTATTGTAGGGCTGGTCCCACATACTGGGCATGATGGAATAACAACGGGCCAGCCATTGTTCGGTCATCGCCTTGTTGGTAAAGATATCTTTCAGTGTGGTCACGTTATCCGGCACCGTATCCAGGAAACCTTTCCGGCAGGAGGTAGCCAGCAGCAAACCAACGAGCATCAGCGGAATAAGTCTTTTATATATAGCGTTGATCATGATCGTACAGTTTTATTGGAAGTTTACACGTAAGCCAAGATTGAAGACCGATAGCTGCGGATACCGCGTGCCGCGGCCATCGCCCAGTTCAGGGTCCCAGATCTTCCAGGGAGAGAAAGTGAGCAGGTTGGTGGCCTGCACGTACATCCGCATGTTCTTCACCCCGAATCTTTTCAGGCTTCTCAATCCGAAATTATATCCCAACTGCAATTCCTTCAGGCGGATATAATCCGCTCTTTTCATCCACCAGGTGCTGGTGTAATAGTTGGTGGTAACGTCCGAGCGGGTGGACAAACGGGGATAGAACGGATTCGGATCGGGATTCTCCGGCGTCCAGCGGTCGGTCGCATTCGTATAGAGGTTGCCGATAGTGGGGCCTTCAAAGAAGGGTTCGGTACTGTGGCCGCTGGAATACATGAAGTCCACCATCGCTGCGCCCTGCCAGAACATGAAGAGATCGAAACGGCCGATGCCTGCGCTCAGGTTGATACCATACAGTATCCTGGGAATGGCGCCGTAACCGATCGCCTGCTGGTCGAAACTGTTGATCATCCCGTCCCCGTTCAGGTCTTTGTATTTGATATCGCCGGGGCGTACATCACCCGCCTGGGTGGGCGAACGCTGGATGTCCGCAGAATCCTGGAACAGCCCCTCCGCTACATATCCGAAACGCTGGCTGATAGGATGACCGGTACGGTTCAGCCAGGGATATTGCCATGGCGGCAAACCGTCTGACACGTTCTCGTTCTTGTTATAGGTGAAGTTGCCACGGAAGCCTACATAATAATTTTCGGCAAAGGAGTGATTGTATTCGAGTGTAAGGTCAATCCCCTTGTTGCGGGTGATGCCTACGTTGCCATAAGGAATGTTGCCGCTGGTAAAGCCGGATGCATAGGGCATATCGTTCTGGCGCAGCAGTATGCCGGTACGGTATTCCTTGAATACATCGGCGATGAGGGAAAACCTGTTTTTGAACAGCTTGATCTCGAAACCAAGGTTCTGCCGTTCTGCCGTTTCCCAGGTTACATCCGAG
This genomic stretch from Chitinophaga sp. XS-30 harbors:
- a CDS encoding sugar MFS transporter — encoded protein: MMKGAIISISKEKSAYNKHLVFWAACTGLLLFGITLITLGAVVLELRAKFGLDGVAAGTLFSIMPIGILAGSLLFGPICDRYGYKLLLILASLGLCAGFEGIAYASHTAVLKGCIFVFGLSGGIINGTTNAVVADISTRGKGASLSLLGVSFGIGALGMPQLLGALRGYFEWHAIVAAIGWVAFTLGLLYALIRFPPAKQQGTRLFAQSGKMFSDITLLLIGFFLFCQSSFEAIINNWTTTYLTAGGHMEEHSALYALSLYVAGLTVMRLLTGSVFRTVSPQHMLLISLLLMPMGILLLQAGATFGWSALGLILLGAGLAGGFPIMLGFVGERYADRSGTAFSFVLVIALTGNMLVNYMMGLVVQHYGIQYLTTVAFAEWLVMLLLCSRIVRRLK
- a CDS encoding RagB/SusD family nutrient uptake outer membrane protein → MINAIYKRLIPLMLVGLLLATSCRKGFLDTVPDNVTTLKDIFTNKAMTEQWLARCYSIMPSMWDQPYNNVWSGQTDEVDYAWVQPGINSGAITPDNASPNNWNPYYQTIRQCAIFIREAGQNTEILEQPNGEELLKQYIAEARFLRAYYYWLMMKQYGPVVLMGEDPKAPEEDFQIPRSSWDECVEYVLSEMDKAYTDVPVVHLNAGGGGVDNTQTGRITKPVISAVKSQVLLFHASPLFNGNTDLADFKNYDGKQLFNQTYDPQRWKAAADAAREVINLNRYELFKVANADPFQAAFLSYRNLFFDGYPKEAIWIRSSSADGHWERHVSPRASNGNAWNGIAVTQEMVDAFRMADGKSITDPASTYSETGFTATGTNFYVDGTYNMYVGREARFYVNVTFNGATIPVVPDAAYSRVEFFFTGNSGKNGAPRDWPSTGYTARKNVHPTTDFRNNKYVGRPAMMIRLAEIYLNYAEALNEYSPGHADVLFYLNEVRNRAGLPSLTGGSQEELRKEIRLERQLELMFEGHRYWDVRRWKVPERPESHQGGQFHGMNIEKGTFLSDPEFHQRTVVFTRAQWQPRYYFYPVPQSEIDRNKQLVQFPGY